DNA sequence from the Manis javanica isolate MJ-LG chromosome 15, MJ_LKY, whole genome shotgun sequence genome:
GTTGGTTTCGAATCAAATATGAATAAGCCTTTTCACAGATTTCACTACTATCAAACAAGGATGCCACCTTACAGGCAACCCCCTTGATAATTGGGTAAGATTCAGCAGACAGCCCAGCATAGAATTGCCCCAAGTCCTTGATTCTGTAGTCATTCCAAAGGTTAGTGTTTGCCTGAAGTTTTGTTAGCTCCACCCTCACTGAAATAGGTGCATATTCCGGTTTAAAGTTAAATGGATTTGCAAAGAGTTCTAAATCCTTTTTAATGAACCTCAGGTCCTTGAAATGTCTCTCAAACTCTTTTTGGAGGCGACAGATCACAACTTGATACCTATCAGGCTCAAATATCTTTTGATCTTCTTTAAGATGTTGTTTAAGCTCATCCACAACTTCTCTGAAGGCCGCAAAGTGTGTTAGGTTTTTCTCCTCAATATGCCTCTGCAGCAAATTCAGCTTAACTTCAAAGGTGCAAATATGGTCAAAGGCAGCAGCAGCAAAGACTTTGCTAACTTTCAACAGCTCGCTGAGCTCTCGAAGGTGGTCCATAATATCCACCAAGAAACCAAAGTCACAAAGCCACTGCTTGTCTGAAAAGTGGACCGTCGTAGCCCCTATTGAAACCAAGAACGCCTCTATCTCTTTCCTCAAGGAGAAGATTAGCTTTAAGGTTTTCCCTTTTCTCAGCCAGTTGTTCAGGCACCGTCCGCTAACCCTCTCGCCGTGCTCCGACTCGGACTCCGTCAGTAAGGCCTGGAACTCGGGCCGCCGAACGCCGCGGGTCTTAATTAGCACGATCCACTCAGATACTGTATTTATGATCTGGTTAACATCCACGTCGTAGGAGCTCAGCAGCTCCAGGTGCAGGAACCCCGAGTAGTGGATGACGTTCCAGCAGTTGGGACTCACGGCCTTCTCGCGCATGTAGGACACCAGCCCCGAATTCTCGCCCACCATGCGTAGCGTGTGCGTGGTGCTGAGCCCCACCATGCGCTGCAGGCTGAGCCCCGCCGCGCGCAGCGCCTCGAGCACTGCAGCCATGAGCGCGCCCACGCTGAAATGCCGCGTCAGGTTGACCACCGTCAGCAGCTCCTCGTGCACCTGCAGGTCCTGGCTCACGCCGCGCACGAACAC
Encoded proteins:
- the EPM2AIP1 gene encoding EPM2A-interacting protein 1; translated protein: MEVDESRVFRAEWTQRYLVVESPEGEGALCLVCRRLVVATRERDVRRHYEAEHDSYERYSAEGERAALVERLRRGEAAVAPPPPPPPLGPAERAARAGLGLARLLARQGRGWAEGAFVRQCLEETLRAVLPEHAGVLDTIDWSPDAARQRVLSIHRDLRGQLFTRAKAFKAYSLALDDQAFVAYENYLLVFVRGVSQDLQVHEELLTVVNLTRHFSVGALMAAVLEALRAAGLSLQRMVGLSTTHTLRMVGENSGLVSYMREKAVSPNCWNVIHYSGFLHLELLSSYDVDVNQIINTVSEWIVLIKTRGVRRPEFQALLTESESEHGERVSGRCLNNWLRKGKTLKLIFSLRKEIEAFLVSIGATTVHFSDKQWLCDFGFLVDIMDHLRELSELLKVSKVFAAAAFDHICTFEVKLNLLQRHIEEKNLTHFAAFREVVDELKQHLKEDQKIFEPDRYQVVICRLQKEFERHFKDLRFIKKDLELFANPFNFKPEYAPISVRVELTKLQANTNLWNDYRIKDLGQFYAGLSAESYPIIKGVACKVASLFDSSEICEKAYSYLIRNQHTLSQPLTDEHLHALFRIATTEIEPQWDDLVRGRNEPNP